In the Kwoniella shivajii chromosome 2, complete sequence genome, one interval contains:
- a CDS encoding phenylalanine-tRNA ligase, alpha subunit yields MATIKSEAIQSLILQTLSSEETISDSRQLALEGKSLSSTEDQNVIRGVLDSLSSKEMVEYKQITTTSYILTEEGKLIDEKGSHEIRVWQVLPVKGKGEPITVPELQKLVGPGIAKVGQSRAFKNKWIAKDGNGFVRSAEAPVDETAIQLREIREKGDHTSGESVTKELQKRKLIAPKKHIHYSISKGANFSTEVKQLETDLTVEMLQSGAWKDSSFKQYNFAAAGQPTDGGALHPLLKVREEFRNIFFEMGFTEMPTNRFVESAFWNFDAMFVPQQHPAREMQDTFYVKNPVKSLQPEPEYYERIRKVHEEGGYGSIGYRAPFSREESEKLLLRTHTTAISTAMLYELANQKGGFKPAKMYSIDRVFRNETADATHLAEFHQVEGVVADYNITLGNLIAFMQEFFGKTGNTKLRFKPAYNPYTEPSMEVFSWHEGLGKWIEIANSGIFRPEMLEPMGLPKGVRVLGWGMSLERPTMIKYKISDIRTLVGHKTDLDQVKKRAAVRLEKGDD; encoded by the exons ATGGCAACAATCAAATCCGAGGCAATCCAATCATTGATTCTTCAAACTTTATCATCAGAAGAGACCATTTCAGATTCAAGACAACTTGCCTTGGAGGGGAAGTCGTTGAGCTCGACAGAAGACCAAAATGTGATCAGAGGTGTTTTGGATAGTCTGAGTAGtaaagag ATGGTAGAATATAAACAAATCACAACTACTTCATACATCTtgactgaagaaggtaaattaaTAGATGAAAAAGGTTCGCATGAAATTAGGGTATGGCAAGTATTGCCTgttaaaggtaaaggtgaacCCATCACAGTACCGGAAttacaa AAATTAGTAGGCCCAGGTATAGCTAAAGTAGGACAATCAAGAGCTTTTAAGAATAAATGGATAGCAAAAGATGGTAATGGTTTCGTAAGATCT GCCGAGGCACCAGTGGATGAGACAGCTATTCAACTTCGTGAAATCAGAGAGAAAGGGGATCACACTTCTGGAGAGAGCGTGACGAAAGAATTacagaagaggaaattgaTTGCACccaa AAAACACATTCACTACTCGATTTCAAAAGGAGCAAATTTCTCCACAGAAGTCAAACAACTCGAAACTGATCTTACCGTTGAAATGTTACAATC TGGCGCATGGAAAGACTCGTCCTTCAAACAATATAACTTCGCTGCTGCCGGTCAACCTACAGACGGAGGTGCTCTGCATCCTTTGTTGAAAGTCAGGGAGGAATTCAGGAATATCTTCTTCGAAATGGG ATTCACTGAAATGCCAACGAATCGATTCGTCGAATCTGCTTTCTGGAATTTCGATGCTATGTTCGTACCGCAACAACACCCTGCGAGAGAAATGCAAGATACTTTCTATGTGAAAA ACCCCGTGAAGTCACTTCAACCTGAACCAGAGTACTATGAACGTATTCGAAAAGTCCACGAGGAAGGTGGATACGGCTCCATTGGATACAGAGCACCTTTCTCCAGGGAGGAAAGTGAGAAATTATTATTACGAACTCATACAACAGCAATTTCAACTGCGATGTTGTATGAATTGGCAAATCAAAAAGGTGGTTTCAAACCTGCCAAAATGTACAGTATTGATAGAGtattcag AAACGAGACTGCAGATGCTACTCATCTTGCAGAGTTCCACCAAGTAGAAGGTGTAGTTGCGGATTATAACATCACCTTAGGCAATTTGATCG CTTTCATGCAGGAATTCTTCGGTAAAACTGGTAACACCAAACTTCGATTCAAACCCGCTTACAACCCATACACAGAG CCTAGTATGGAAGTTTTCTCATGGCACGAAGGATTAGGCAAATGGATTGAAATCGCTAAT TCTGGTATCTTCCGACCTGAAATGCTTGAGCCTATGGGATTACCAAAAGGAGTCAGAGTATTAGGTTGGGGAATGTCATTGGAAAGACCGACCATGATCAAATACAAGATATCAGATATCAGAACTTTGGTAGGACATAAAACTGATTtggatcaagtgaagaagagagcaGCTGTCAGATTggagaaaggtgatgattga